In Campylobacterota bacterium, one DNA window encodes the following:
- a CDS encoding ubiquitin carboxyl-terminal hydrolase has protein sequence MKVLSLKSIVLGAVLASVSIQPISAADGWGKLFVPAVFALGTVGLMVRDHIVNGPKRENVRKMHKDQEEALKTQGQQALRLDNMESKTVAKDQLPTHCCSCEDRNQAGKKFDPVLNKDFIYFYTLACCSQKNPGTVYCSDCLFKRTQHKQNLENQTFECIACLETCADTDITVHVYSPNIPNVHEPVQAKEEDLKQEDKQAEKVSSDTEKAKEQPKKTLWGVFKSFFEPRTNVDVPYGLANFGNSCFMNATMQAVLRIPAFQSVLKDEMAKCDDQTCKQITSFWDGLLQKKNVNGAYGQFHEALRKEIFPEDDDTRQQDAQEFLSMLLFNRLYDFKSLKPLFDKTCMLQTRDLFCCQHGHKRLAERAEPRHIISLSLPEQISVADVMAQIKDDMSDVEVDAILTQAHSQVVHYRLQELMDGYFRVAPVENIACQKPGCGNTNSTKKSMIKQVPPVLIVHLSRFAFEQGSTEKINNVAVSFPLQDLIVKGVDGSVNRYKLRSVINHHGQSANSGHYTAIVRGGKDDQVWTRYNDERVTDLQGDELASFITDTQDPYIFFYELQEQPQAEQEVNKNKLGKPRSLTV, from the coding sequence ATGAAGGTTTTATCCCTTAAATCGATTGTTTTAGGCGCTGTGCTTGCTAGTGTGAGCATACAGCCTATCAGTGCAGCTGATGGGTGGGGAAAACTTTTTGTTCCAGCTGTATTTGCTCTAGGCACTGTTGGTTTGATGGTACGTGACCATATCGTCAATGGTCCCAAGCGTGAAAATGTACGAAAAATGCATAAGGATCAGGAAGAAGCACTTAAAACTCAAGGCCAACAGGCGCTGAGACTTGATAACATGGAATCAAAAACGGTTGCCAAAGACCAGCTTCCAACACACTGCTGTTCATGTGAGGACCGTAATCAAGCGGGTAAAAAGTTTGATCCGGTATTAAACAAAGATTTTATCTATTTTTATACGCTTGCTTGTTGTAGTCAAAAAAATCCAGGAACAGTTTATTGCTCCGATTGTCTGTTCAAGCGAACACAGCATAAACAAAATTTAGAGAATCAAACATTCGAATGTATTGCTTGCTTAGAAACGTGTGCGGATACCGATATTACTGTTCACGTGTATTCTCCAAATATTCCTAATGTTCATGAGCCTGTCCAGGCAAAAGAAGAAGACTTAAAGCAAGAAGATAAGCAAGCTGAAAAAGTAAGTAGTGATACTGAAAAAGCAAAAGAACAACCTAAAAAAACGTTGTGGGGTGTTTTTAAGAGTTTTTTTGAGCCGAGAACAAATGTAGATGTACCCTATGGTCTTGCAAACTTTGGTAATAGTTGTTTCATGAATGCAACAATGCAAGCAGTTTTACGCATTCCTGCGTTTCAGTCTGTGCTTAAAGATGAGATGGCAAAATGTGATGACCAAACGTGTAAGCAAATTACATCCTTTTGGGATGGACTGTTGCAGAAAAAAAATGTGAATGGAGCATATGGGCAATTTCATGAAGCGCTGCGTAAGGAAATCTTCCCAGAGGACGATGATACTCGTCAGCAGGATGCGCAGGAATTTTTAAGCATGTTGTTATTTAATAGGTTGTATGATTTTAAATCACTAAAACCTTTGTTTGATAAAACATGCATGCTGCAAACCAGAGATCTGTTCTGTTGTCAACACGGACACAAAAGACTTGCTGAGCGTGCAGAACCACGCCATATAATTTCGCTGTCTTTGCCGGAGCAAATCTCTGTAGCTGATGTGATGGCTCAGATTAAAGATGATATGTCAGATGTTGAGGTCGATGCAATTTTGACTCAAGCACACAGTCAAGTAGTTCATTACAGGCTGCAAGAACTCATGGACGGGTACTTTCGTGTTGCTCCTGTTGAGAATATTGCATGTCAAAAACCTGGCTGTGGGAATACAAATTCAACAAAAAAATCAATGATCAAGCAGGTCCCGCCAGTATTGATTGTCCATCTTAGTCGATTTGCTTTTGAGCAGGGTAGTACTGAGAAAATAAATAATGTAGCAGTGTCATTTCCACTGCAAGATTTAATAGTAAAAGGCGTGGATGGTTCGGTCAATCGATACAAACTGCGTTCAGTTATTAACCACCATGGTCAGTCCGCCAATTCTGGTCACTACACTGCAATAGTGCGTGGTGGAAAGGATGACCAGGTATGGACACGCTACAACGATGAACGGGTCACTGATTTGCAAGGTGATGAGCTAGCAAGCTTTATCACTGATACACAAGATCCGTATATCTTTTTTTATGAGCTGCAAGAGCAGCCTCAAGCGGAACAAGAAGTTAACAAAAATAAGTTAGGTAAGCCAAGGAGCCTCACCGTTTAG